From one Agathobaculum sp. NTUH-O15-33 genomic stretch:
- a CDS encoding aldehyde dehydrogenase family protein — MRMMEIIDESTGKVVGSVPHYDGKEIAEMVDVAYAAQPRWEKVPLFERGQILYKFCDLIDQNREEIANYMSCEMGKPILQSRAETTYAAEIGRANIEVGKHMYGEVLCDSSEGYEDHVVMVRHEALGVVAAVIPFNYPVELTLQKVVPALLMGNTMIVKASTTAPCCVKKLIDLAIEAGVPQDVLQFVTGSREDCTENLLTNKKVACIAMTGSTEAGAEMMHDAAPTIKKVILELGGNDPLIITEEAANDPELIAKAIECLCWGRINENNGQVCASPKRTIVHKKAHDVFVKCLVNFVSTLKRGHATDPEAQLTRLVSTKAAERVEKQIQHTIDQGAKLLYGGKRNGPEMDVTILDNVTKDMDIACDMEVFGPVVPIITFETDEEAVAIANQSQYGLSACVITKDLKKSFYYTEHVESSAVWVNGSSALRHNDQPFGGCKGTGIGNEGAGYSCAEFTRLKTYGFCDVSPKERLYEHADGMGDFLSNFRAQVAQQMKDM; from the coding sequence ATGCGCATGATGGAAATCATCGATGAATCGACCGGCAAGGTAGTGGGCAGCGTCCCGCACTACGACGGCAAGGAGATCGCGGAAATGGTAGACGTCGCTTACGCGGCGCAGCCCCGCTGGGAAAAGGTGCCGCTGTTCGAGCGCGGCCAGATCCTTTACAAGTTCTGCGACCTGATCGACCAGAACCGCGAGGAGATCGCAAACTACATGTCCTGCGAAATGGGCAAGCCCATCCTTCAGTCCCGCGCGGAGACCACCTACGCCGCCGAGATCGGCCGCGCCAACATCGAAGTGGGCAAGCACATGTACGGCGAGGTGCTGTGCGACAGCTCCGAGGGCTACGAGGATCACGTGGTCATGGTCCGTCACGAGGCGCTGGGCGTCGTCGCGGCGGTCATCCCCTTCAACTACCCGGTCGAGCTGACCCTGCAAAAGGTCGTTCCGGCGCTTCTGATGGGCAACACCATGATCGTCAAGGCATCCACCACGGCCCCCTGCTGCGTCAAGAAGCTGATCGATCTGGCGATCGAAGCCGGCGTGCCGCAGGACGTGCTGCAATTCGTCACCGGCAGCCGCGAGGACTGCACCGAAAACCTGCTGACCAACAAAAAGGTCGCCTGCATCGCCATGACCGGCAGCACCGAGGCCGGCGCCGAGATGATGCACGACGCCGCGCCCACCATCAAGAAGGTCATTCTGGAACTGGGCGGCAACGATCCCCTCATCATCACCGAGGAAGCCGCGAACGATCCCGAACTGATCGCCAAGGCGATCGAGTGCCTGTGCTGGGGCCGCATCAACGAAAACAACGGGCAGGTCTGCGCCTCCCCCAAGCGCACTATCGTACATAAGAAGGCGCACGATGTGTTCGTCAAGTGCCTAGTGAACTTTGTTTCCACCCTCAAGCGCGGCCACGCGACCGATCCCGAGGCGCAGCTGACCCGTCTGGTCTCCACCAAGGCGGCCGAGCGCGTCGAGAAGCAAATTCAGCACACCATCGATCAGGGCGCGAAGCTCCTTTACGGCGGCAAGCGCAACGGCCCCGAAATGGACGTGACCATTCTGGACAACGTGACCAAGGACATGGATATCGCGTGCGATATGGAGGTATTCGGCCCCGTCGTTCCGATCATCACCTTTGAGACCGACGAAGAAGCCGTCGCGATCGCCAACCAGAGCCAGTACGGCCTGTCCGCCTGCGTGATCACCAAGGACCTGAAGAAGTCCTTCTACTACACCGAGCACGTGGAATCCTCGGCGGTATGGGTCAACGGTTCCAGCGCGCTGCGCCATAACGACCAGCCGTTCGGCGGCTGCAAGGGCACCGGCATCGGCAACGAGGGCGCGGGCTACTCCTGCGCTGAGTTCACACGCCTAAAGACCTACGGCTTCTGCGACGTTTCCCCCAAGGAGCGCCTGTACGAGCATGCCGACGGCATGGGCGATTTCCTTTCCAACTTCCGCGCGCAGGTCGCGCAGCAGATGAAGGATATGTAA
- a CDS encoding ROK family protein: MTINTAIDIRERNLERIRSAIQRHETCTKTEIARETELSMATTSTALNEMLISGEIAKIDQTGVSIGRPADIFAYNPDHLHTLAICTTMKNGTDAVEYIIADALGRIIQRESQPIASVSAELLEALVTTCIVQDPLIRTVGLGIPGHAQSGCITQCDIAALEGVDFASRIRAKHNVAVVVENDMNIITYCLYQELDCPQDDFAALYFPTQENSFVGGGFIIGGRLHKGWTMFSGEVSYIARAFGFSSADQAALPRERGAFCRFAAQIVTTVVCTINPPRIVIMGEALAETDLPDICGYCRQFIPAHNVPELRIDNNIFDNYAEGLVRLTLDHVLFPTLI, translated from the coding sequence ATGACTATCAACACCGCTATCGACATCCGTGAGCGTAATTTAGAGCGCATCCGCAGCGCGATCCAGCGCCACGAGACCTGCACCAAAACAGAGATCGCGCGCGAGACCGAACTGAGCATGGCGACCACCAGCACCGCCTTGAACGAAATGCTGATCAGCGGCGAGATCGCCAAGATCGACCAGACCGGCGTCAGCATCGGCCGCCCAGCCGATATATTTGCCTATAACCCCGATCACCTGCATACCCTCGCCATCTGCACCACCATGAAAAACGGTACGGACGCCGTGGAATACATCATCGCCGACGCGCTCGGCCGAATCATCCAGCGGGAAAGCCAGCCGATCGCCTCCGTCAGCGCCGAGCTGCTCGAAGCGCTGGTCACCACCTGTATCGTGCAGGACCCGCTCATCCGCACGGTCGGCCTCGGTATCCCCGGCCACGCGCAGTCCGGCTGCATCACCCAATGCGACATCGCCGCTTTGGAGGGCGTGGACTTCGCATCGCGCATCCGCGCCAAGCACAACGTTGCCGTCGTCGTGGAAAACGATATGAATATCATCACCTATTGCCTCTATCAGGAGCTCGATTGCCCACAGGACGATTTTGCAGCCCTGTATTTTCCCACGCAGGAAAACTCCTTTGTCGGCGGCGGCTTCATCATTGGGGGCCGCCTGCACAAGGGCTGGACGATGTTTTCCGGCGAAGTGAGCTATATCGCCCGCGCCTTCGGCTTTTCCTCGGCCGATCAGGCCGCTCTGCCGCGCGAGCGCGGGGCGTTCTGCCGCTTTGCCGCGCAGATCGTAACCACGGTCGTGTGCACGATCAACCCGCCCCGCATCGTTATCATGGGCGAAGCGCTGGCGGAAACCGACCTGCCGGATATTTGCGGCTATTGCCGCCAGTTCATTCCCGCCCACAACGTGCCCGAGCTGCGCATCGATAACAATATCTTTGATAACTACGCTGAAGGGTTGGTCCGCCTCACGCTCGACCATGTGCTCTTCCCCACGCTGATATGA